One region of Termitidicoccus mucosus genomic DNA includes:
- a CDS encoding GH92 family glycosyl hydrolase produces MLLAACAILPRSADAKPLTSYVDPFLGTTAPSSVAEVGFKAPWKVWGGLTFPGSSLPNAMVQLSPITRFKSGAGYEYEDNTIVGFAHTNKGHWNLCNLPVMPASGRVNPNNFESPFSHKNESASPGYYQVLLSRNNINVELTTTLRCGFHRYTYKDGRTKKLIVNLAISNEQVKDWKIEQVAENAFQGFQQARDKIFFYATTSRKIEKIEMHSGREHKLPVINFDGDDQTLEIKIGLSFVSAENARINLEAEIAGKSFDDIRTAATETWEALLSKIRVTGGSERQRGMFYSCLYRSFLWPALRSDTNGEFKNPKGKTVRANHAYYTDPSLWDDYRNKLVLLGMLAPKITEDVIQSMIERGNASGFMPIFFHGDHAAPFIAGAYLRGLRGYDVKRAYELLLTNATRESNRGRPHLNEYINKGYISTPRVGDPGVETKAKAGVTKTLEYAYDDYSLALLAREMNDDATYQTMMKRSRNYANLFDPETGLMRGRLEDGSWVRPFDAKQPYYEYMYREANAWQSSFFAPHDTEGLIALYPDKTAFERQLDRLFTTPWNPRHIARNVNTFIGQYCHGNQPDHGFPYLYYWTNRQEKCQILLNIIMERFYGMGDGRTLCGMDDAGEMSSWYVFNAIGLYPYSPADPDYIITVPLFDEVRMQLGGQTVTIIRSAGDPKITEIIYDGEKLQGWFITHDKLLRGKTLHIKTAPVVVKK; encoded by the coding sequence TTGCTCCTCGCAGCTTGCGCCATCCTACCCCGCTCCGCCGACGCCAAACCGCTCACCAGTTACGTCGATCCCTTTCTCGGTACAACCGCGCCGTCCTCCGTCGCCGAAGTCGGCTTCAAGGCTCCATGGAAAGTCTGGGGTGGTCTCACCTTCCCCGGCTCGTCGCTGCCCAACGCCATGGTGCAACTCAGCCCCATCACCCGTTTCAAAAGCGGCGCCGGCTACGAATACGAAGACAACACCATCGTCGGCTTCGCGCACACCAACAAGGGCCACTGGAATCTGTGCAACCTCCCCGTCATGCCTGCCTCGGGCAGAGTCAACCCGAATAATTTCGAGTCGCCCTTCAGTCACAAAAACGAATCCGCCAGCCCCGGTTATTATCAAGTGCTCCTGAGCCGGAATAATATAAACGTCGAACTCACCACAACCCTGCGCTGTGGCTTCCACCGCTACACCTACAAGGACGGCCGCACCAAAAAACTCATCGTCAACCTCGCCATTTCCAACGAACAGGTGAAGGACTGGAAAATCGAGCAGGTTGCCGAAAATGCGTTCCAGGGTTTCCAACAAGCGCGCGACAAAATCTTTTTCTACGCAACCACCAGTCGCAAAATCGAAAAAATCGAAATGCACTCGGGACGTGAGCACAAACTCCCCGTCATTAATTTCGACGGCGACGACCAAACGCTCGAAATCAAAATCGGGCTCTCGTTCGTGAGCGCGGAAAATGCCCGCATAAATTTGGAAGCCGAGATTGCCGGAAAAAGTTTCGACGACATCCGCACCGCCGCCACGGAAACGTGGGAGGCGTTGCTCTCGAAAATCCGTGTGACCGGCGGCAGCGAACGCCAGCGCGGCATGTTTTATTCGTGCCTCTACCGCTCGTTCCTCTGGCCCGCGCTACGCAGCGACACGAACGGCGAATTCAAAAACCCCAAGGGCAAAACCGTCCGCGCCAACCACGCTTACTACACCGACCCGTCGCTCTGGGACGACTACCGCAACAAACTCGTGCTACTCGGAATGCTCGCGCCAAAAATCACCGAGGACGTGATCCAGTCGATGATCGAGCGCGGCAACGCCAGCGGTTTCATGCCGATCTTTTTCCACGGCGACCACGCCGCGCCCTTCATCGCCGGCGCCTACCTGCGCGGCCTGCGCGGCTACGACGTGAAACGCGCGTACGAACTTTTGCTGACCAACGCCACCCGCGAATCCAACCGCGGTCGTCCACACCTGAATGAATATATAAACAAAGGCTACATCTCCACGCCTCGCGTCGGTGATCCTGGCGTCGAAACCAAGGCCAAAGCCGGCGTCACCAAAACGCTCGAATACGCCTACGACGATTATTCCCTCGCCCTGCTCGCACGCGAAATGAACGACGACGCGACCTACCAAACCATGATGAAACGCTCCCGCAACTACGCCAATCTCTTCGACCCCGAAACCGGCCTGATGCGCGGACGCCTCGAAGATGGAAGCTGGGTGAGGCCGTTTGACGCGAAGCAACCCTATTACGAATACATGTATCGCGAAGCCAACGCGTGGCAGTCGTCCTTTTTCGCGCCGCACGACACGGAGGGGCTCATCGCGCTCTACCCCGACAAGACCGCTTTCGAACGCCAGCTCGACCGCCTCTTCACAACGCCGTGGAATCCGCGCCACATCGCCCGGAATGTAAATACATTCATCGGACAATATTGTCACGGCAACCAGCCCGACCACGGATTTCCATATTTATACTATTGGACGAACCGTCAGGAGAAATGCCAAATCCTGCTCAATATAATAATGGAACGTTTTTACGGCATGGGCGACGGACGCACGCTCTGCGGCATGGACGACGCCGGCGAAATGTCCTCGTGGTATGTGTTCAACGCCATCGGTCTCTATCCCTACTCGCCGGCTGATCCGGATTATATAATCACCGTGCCGCTCTTCGACGAAGTGCGCATGCAACTCGGCGGACAAACGGTGACGATCATCCGCAGCGCCGGTGATCCGAAAATTACCGAAATCATATACGATGGGGAAAAATTGCAAGGCTGGTTTATTACGCACGACAAGCTACTCCGCGGGAAAACCCTGCATATAAAAACCGCCCCGGTGGTCGTGAAAAAATAA